The Stratiformator vulcanicus genome has a segment encoding these proteins:
- a CDS encoding efflux RND transporter permease subunit — translation MLDSVIAFSLRHRPLIIVLSLAAMIYGGFLSTSMPIDVFPDLDRPRVVILTECPGYSPEEIEALVTQPIEQAVLGANGVTDVRSQSSMGLVVIYVEFQWDMEIRYARQVVQERITNVVATMPPGIDPYMAPPTSIMGQIMHVGLSRQKGPGGGTLAPVEEPGLLIERQRTEGGVELTAWRTQGRRDTSQWVEADIKSWDEIEPREPSTVDQVFEVAIDGERHTVRFLTDEQRSMELRTLADWIVRPRLLRISGIAEVIVLGGDKKQYHVLLNADRLLEYGVSIRQVEEAVAANNLNTSGGFTEEGQMERPIRIIGRLGPSPDRVIEHLRKIPVAEDENRPVLVEQIAEVAEGTPQKRGDASIDGRDGVVITLVKQPHVDTRGLTERIHETLIDVERSLPADMVVNRELFQLKNFIDRGIYYVAEALVVGAVLVVMVLALFLMNFRTTFITLTAIPLSLMITVIVFKLLGVVVGRELSINVMTLGGIAVAMGELVDDAIVDVENIYRRLKENNALGNPRPALQVVYEASREIRSAIVFGTAVVILVFLPLFAMSGVEGRLFAPLGFAYIVSILASLLVSLTVTPVLSYYLLPQSRATHEHGDGPLLRLLKWLAKFLVKFSLRFAGSLLVMTWVLVGGSIWLLSSLGADFLPKFDEGSVQVNLTLPAGSSLEASNDAAAIVDAKLEPLMKTASNPEGDILHFVRRTGRAELDEHAQPVNMTEYILSMNSETEQSRGEIIEQLTEELKQELPGVDVEIDQPLAHLISHMLSGVYAHVAIKIYGDDLATLQRLARQVKGEIEDIPGLTEPVIESQVFVDELHIVLRPDALARYGVSREYIAAYVQTALRGDVVSEVLEGMRRFDLVVRLREQERTDYYSLRDLRIDLPNGQGRIKLEDVADFPQGTTGPNQLMRENVRRRMVVRCNTQGRDLGSVVADIENRIASRIDFPEGYYVDYAGQFESQRSATLLIGLLAVVSLVGVFVVLLMLHSSVRIVLQILNAIPTAFIGGVAALAITDQTLTVASLVGFISLGGIAVRNGILLVTHYFHLTEQEGEEFSKEMIVRGSLERLAPVLMTALTAGMGLLPIVLGGQKPGLEILYPVATVILGGLITSTFCEFLIHPGLFWKFSGKDALAAAKGEHEDAEMLR, via the coding sequence ATGCTCGATTCCGTGATTGCCTTTTCGCTACGGCATCGCCCATTAATCATCGTACTGAGTCTGGCCGCGATGATCTACGGCGGCTTCCTGTCGACCTCGATGCCGATTGACGTGTTCCCCGACCTCGACCGTCCGCGGGTCGTGATCCTGACGGAGTGTCCGGGCTACTCGCCGGAAGAGATCGAGGCCCTCGTTACGCAGCCGATTGAGCAGGCCGTCCTCGGTGCCAACGGCGTGACCGACGTTCGCAGCCAGTCGAGCATGGGGCTGGTCGTGATCTATGTGGAATTTCAGTGGGACATGGAGATTCGCTACGCACGGCAGGTTGTGCAGGAACGGATCACGAACGTCGTCGCAACAATGCCGCCCGGCATCGACCCCTACATGGCCCCGCCCACCTCGATCATGGGGCAGATCATGCACGTCGGCCTTTCTCGCCAGAAAGGCCCCGGCGGCGGCACTCTCGCTCCGGTCGAGGAGCCTGGCCTGCTCATCGAGCGGCAACGGACTGAGGGAGGTGTCGAACTGACCGCTTGGCGAACGCAGGGGCGGCGAGACACCTCGCAGTGGGTCGAAGCCGATATCAAATCGTGGGATGAGATTGAACCGCGGGAGCCATCGACGGTCGATCAAGTCTTCGAGGTCGCGATTGATGGCGAACGCCATACGGTGCGATTCCTGACGGACGAGCAGCGTTCGATGGAACTGCGGACGTTGGCCGACTGGATCGTACGTCCGCGGCTGCTGCGGATTTCCGGCATCGCCGAGGTCATTGTGCTCGGCGGTGACAAGAAGCAATACCACGTCTTGCTAAACGCCGACCGACTGCTGGAATACGGCGTTTCGATCCGGCAGGTCGAGGAAGCGGTCGCCGCCAACAACCTGAACACCAGCGGCGGCTTCACCGAGGAAGGTCAAATGGAACGGCCGATCCGCATCATCGGTCGCCTCGGACCATCTCCCGATCGGGTCATCGAGCACCTCCGGAAGATTCCGGTCGCTGAGGATGAGAACCGGCCCGTGCTCGTGGAGCAGATCGCCGAGGTTGCCGAGGGCACGCCTCAGAAACGGGGCGATGCCAGCATCGATGGCCGCGATGGCGTCGTCATCACGCTCGTCAAGCAGCCGCACGTCGATACCCGCGGACTCACCGAGAGAATTCATGAAACGCTAATTGATGTGGAACGCTCACTCCCCGCCGACATGGTGGTAAACCGCGAACTGTTCCAACTCAAGAACTTCATCGATCGCGGCATCTACTACGTGGCCGAGGCCCTCGTGGTCGGGGCGGTACTGGTCGTGATGGTGCTGGCCCTGTTCCTGATGAACTTCCGCACGACCTTTATCACCCTCACGGCCATTCCACTGTCGCTGATGATCACGGTCATCGTGTTCAAGCTGCTCGGCGTCGTAGTGGGGCGGGAACTCTCCATCAACGTGATGACGCTCGGCGGGATCGCCGTGGCGATGGGCGAACTGGTCGACGACGCGATCGTCGACGTCGAGAACATCTATCGACGGCTGAAGGAGAACAATGCCCTCGGCAATCCGCGACCGGCCTTGCAGGTGGTCTACGAAGCGAGCCGGGAGATTCGCAGTGCGATCGTATTCGGCACCGCGGTCGTGATCCTCGTGTTCCTGCCGCTGTTCGCGATGTCGGGGGTCGAGGGGCGACTGTTCGCCCCGCTTGGCTTCGCCTACATCGTCTCGATTCTGGCGTCGCTGCTCGTCTCACTCACGGTGACGCCGGTGCTGTCGTACTACCTGCTGCCGCAGTCGCGGGCGACGCACGAGCACGGCGACGGGCCACTCCTGAGACTGCTCAAATGGCTCGCAAAATTCCTCGTGAAGTTCAGCCTGCGGTTTGCCGGTTCGCTGCTGGTGATGACTTGGGTCCTTGTAGGCGGATCGATCTGGCTGCTGAGTTCGTTGGGTGCGGACTTCCTGCCCAAGTTCGACGAGGGGAGCGTGCAGGTCAATCTGACGCTCCCCGCGGGTTCGTCGCTCGAAGCCTCGAACGACGCCGCGGCGATCGTCGATGCCAAGCTCGAACCGCTGATGAAGACGGCGTCGAACCCGGAGGGCGACATTCTGCATTTCGTGCGACGCACCGGGCGAGCCGAACTCGACGAGCACGCCCAGCCGGTCAACATGACCGAGTACATCCTCAGCATGAACTCCGAGACGGAGCAATCCCGCGGCGAGATCATCGAGCAACTGACTGAGGAATTGAAGCAGGAACTACCGGGCGTCGATGTCGAGATCGACCAGCCGCTGGCTCACCTCATTAGCCATATGCTCTCGGGTGTCTATGCCCACGTCGCGATCAAAATCTACGGCGACGATCTCGCCACACTGCAACGGCTCGCGAGGCAAGTCAAAGGCGAAATTGAAGACATCCCCGGCTTGACCGAGCCGGTGATCGAGTCGCAGGTTTTCGTGGATGAACTCCATATCGTCCTCCGGCCCGATGCCCTCGCCCGCTACGGCGTCAGTCGGGAGTACATTGCCGCCTATGTCCAGACGGCGTTGCGGGGCGATGTCGTCTCTGAGGTGCTCGAAGGGATGCGGCGGTTCGACCTCGTGGTCCGGCTCCGCGAACAGGAGCGGACCGACTACTACTCGCTCCGCGACCTGCGAATCGACCTGCCCAACGGACAGGGCCGGATCAAGCTCGAAGACGTGGCCGACTTCCCGCAGGGGACGACCGGGCCGAATCAACTCATGCGTGAAAACGTCCGCCGCCGAATGGTGGTGCGGTGCAACACGCAGGGACGGGACCTCGGCAGCGTCGTCGCCGACATCGAGAATCGCATCGCGTCCCGCATTGATTTTCCCGAAGGCTACTACGTCGATTACGCCGGACAGTTCGAGAGCCAACGCTCGGCGACGCTGCTGATCGGCCTGCTCGCCGTTGTCTCGCTCGTCGGCGTATTCGTCGTGCTGTTGATGCTCCACTCGTCGGTGCGGATCGTGCTCCAGATTCTGAACGCGATCCCCACCGCTTTCATCGGGGGCGTGGCCGCTCTGGCGATCACCGACCAGACGCTGACGGTGGCCAGCCTCGTCGGCTTCATTTCGCTGGGAGGCATCGCGGTGCGGAACGGCATTCTGCTCGTAACGCACTACTTCCACCTGACGGAGCAGGAGGGGGAGGAGTTCTCGAAAGAGATGATCGTCCGTGGCAGCCTCGAACGACTGGCTCCGGTCTTAATGACCGCACTGACCGCCGGGATGGGCCTGTTGCCAATTGTTCTCGGCGGCCAGAAACCCGGCCTCGAAATCCTCTACCCGGTGGCGACGGTCATCCTTGGGGGTCTGATCACCTCGACCTTCTGCGAGTTCCTGATCCATCCCGGCCTGTTCTGGAAGTTCAGCGGGAAAGACGCCCTCGCTGCGGCCAAGGGCGAACACGAAGACGCGGAAATGCTCCGATGA